TCAACGCGCTGATTCCCGAGCGCCTCCGCGCCTATCGCGCGAGAATCGAGACCGAGATGTCCATAGCTCTCATCGATTCCGCCGGGCGCGAGCGAACGGCGCAGCTCGAGCAGATCGCAAGCGACGTTCGATGGCGCGCCGCAGATCGCTACGATCAGCGCGTGATCGGATACAGATCGCAGGCAATCGGGCCGATGTTCTCGATGATGAGCATCTTCGGCGGCTGGACTACTCCGACGCTCTACGGCAATCGGCTGCAGCTGGGCGTCACTCCAACTGCCGAAGCCAACACGCGCACGAACACTACTGAGCTCACCGTGCATCCGCTCTCCACGTCCCGTCAGTCGTATTACAGGTTCGAGGGTGGCGACACCGTTGTGGTTCTCTACTCGCGCGGACGCCGGATTCCCGTCGTTCGAGTGCGCGTCACCCCGCGCAGCAGCGCGCGCGGAAATACAGTCCTCTTTTTCGGCGACATGCACCTCGACGCGGACAGGAGGCAGATCGTTCGTCTGCGAGGGCGCATGGTCGAAGTGCGGAACGGGAAGGTCACGATCAAAGCCGGCAGCCGCATTCCCGGCATGAGCGGCGCGTCCTTCGTCGAGCTCGAGAACGTCGAGGTGAACGGCGAGTACTGGCTCCCCGCGTATCAGCGCACAGAGCTTCAGGCGCGCATCGCACTCTTCGGAGAGTTCAGGGCAATCGTCCGTATCGTCTCGCGATTCCACGATTACAAGCCGAACGATTCATCCTGGGCGTCGCCCGCCGAACCCCCGCCGGGAAGCGGCCACTATCTCTCGTTCGCGCCTTCGGACAGCCTCTCGCGTTTCAACGACTGGCAGCGGCCCCTCGGCGCCGCCAGCACTGATGCCCAGTACGCAGACTTCGACGATCTCGCGCCCGGCTCGTGGCGAACTGCGGGATCGGCGACGCTTCGATTGCAGCCGAAAGCTTTGGGTGAGGTGTTCCGGTTCAACCGTATAGAAGGAGTTTTCACGGGCCTCGCGGCTGAACATCACTTCCGCGATGCCGCGCCCGGCCTCTCGATTCGCGGGTCGCTTGGCTGGGCATGGTCCGAGAAGACTGCGCGCGGAAGCGTCGGAATCCAGCGTTCGCTCGGCCGAACAACGTTCGGTGTAAGACTCGACCGCTCGCTCGTCCACACCAACGACTTTCAGCTTCCGCTCTCGGGCGGCGCAACGACGCCGGCACTACTCGGCAGCGTTGACGATTTCGATTATCTCGACCGGAAAAGCGCGACTGCGTTCATCACGCGAAGGCTCGGCGCGCAGCGACGGTCGCTCGTGCGACTCGAAGTTGGACCGGCCTCCGACAATGTCGTCTCGCAGAATGCTTCAAAGGGGCTTTACGTCCAGGGCGACGGTTTTCGACCGAACCGCGGAATCCTGCCGGGGAACTTCGTGAGATCAGTTGCCGCGCTCGAGATCAGCCCGCAGGTGAGTGGATTGTTCGTGGATCGCGGAGTCGGAGCGACCATACAATACGACAGAGCGGACGGAGACCTGAGTTGGCAGCGGCTCGAGCTGCGCACCGCGGCGCGGCGAGAGCTCGGACCGTTTCAGCTGTATGCCCGCGGCGACGCGGGCACGCTGATTGGCGATCCTGCTCCGCAAGTGATGTTCGAGATCGGCAGCAGCGAGGGACTCAGCGCGTACGATTACAAGGAATTCGCCGGAGACCGCGCGGGAATCGTTCGCACTGTAATTGGCTATACGTTTCCGTTTCTTCGCGCGCCCATGCGGCTGCCAAGTCAACTGATCGCGCCCGGCATCGCACCTGGTATTGCCGCGGGCATTCATGCGGCGTGGACTGAAGTCTCGAGTCCCGCTGCGGAAACGGCGCTCCTTCTTCTTGGATCACGGCTCGATACGGCAACGAGTCAGTTGATTCCGCTGTCACGTCCGACGGATGGAATTCGGGCATCGGCTGAAGTTCTGCTGACGTTCTTCAGCGGAGCGCTGGCGGCAGGAGTTGCGCGGCCGATCGATCATGCCGGGCCGTGGAAATTCACGGGACGGATTGGGCAGGGGTTCTGAAGAGAGCAAAAACTGAATAGGCAAGGCATCAGGCGTCTTGGCCGTTTGCTGTTTTGGGTTCGCGATCACCCGTACTCAGACTCAACCAGCGACCGATAAATCCGGAACTTTCCGTTCGGCTCTTCCGGGATGTCGTCGACGAACTCCAGATTCAGCTCCACGAGCGGGCCGAGAAGTTCTCCGATAACTCGCCGTAGCTCGGCAACATCCGCAAGCTCCGGTTGCCGCAGGGGAACTATCCGCATCGACACTCGATCGCGTCGCTCCTGAATCACCTGGTACTGGTGCATCCATTCCAGCGACGGCTTCCATACTGCGCTGCCGATCAAGTACGGGTGCAGCACTCTTCCGTCAGCGAGCGGGAAAAAGTCATTCATCCGTCCCTGAATCGCGGTGAGAGTAGTGAACGGCGCTCCACACTCACAGCGCACGGGTCCGCGCGTGACGATGTCACCGAGCTGATACCTGATCATCGGCATCGCCGCGAAGTGAAGGCTCGTACCAATCAACGAGCCAGACTCTCCGGGCTCGACGGCGGCTGACACGCCGTCTGCTTTCATCACCTCGACGATCACGTTGTCGTCGCAGATATGGTACGTTCCGCCGTTCGGGCATTCCCAGGCGATCATGCCCAGCTCGTATCCCGCATAGGTGTCGCGCAGGGGCGCAGCGAAGACCTTCTCTATTCGCGCGCGCATTGTCGGTGTCAGCTGCTCGGCGACGGAAACGACAAGGCGCGGGCGAACTCTCGTCTGGCCCTCACCAAGATGGCGCGCGAGGTGGTTGAGGACGCTCGCGTACCCGCCGATAACCTCCGGGTTGCTTTCCGCGACTTCCCGCGCGACTTCGTCGATCGGCGCGGTGCAGCTCACCCGCGTCCATGCCCGCAGGCCAACGAGACGTTGCACCCGCTTGCGCACTCTGCTGCCGATCGATCCGGATGACGGTCGCGGCCCGAATTTGGTGAGAAACGTCACGCGCACGCCGCGCCCCAATCCGAGTGCGCGCCTCACGCGCCACAGAAACAGCACCGGAACGAGCTGCTCCGCGCGCTGGCGCCAGACGGTGAGAGGCACTCCGGTCGACCCGTTCGTCTGTCGGGCAATGAGACGCGCTGCCGACATTCCGCTCGTCAGCATCTCCGAGCGGCCGAGCGACTGCAGCGTTGCCTTCGTTGTGATGGGAATCCGCTCGAGATCGGCGAGACTCCGTATGTCGCCCGGCTCGATGCCCGCTTCGTCGAAGAGACGCCTATAGTACGGCACGTTGTCGTAGGCATGCCGCACGAGCTGCCGCAGCCGCCGCTCCTGAAACGCGATGATGCTCTCGCGTGAAGTCCGAGGGTGCCACAGGAGCCGAGGGATATCCGCCAGGACTCGGAGCGGCGAGGTAATGCGCATACCTGCCGAAGATAGCACGGGTCTCGGGGGATAGGCTGATTGTACCCTCGCGCCCGGCCGTGCTGGACAGTATGCTCAGCGTGCGCCAACGTCTCGCAATCACATCTCGGGGGAATAACATGAACTCAAAAGCCGCACTTATCGCACTTTCGCTTGGTCTCGTCGTTATGACTGGCTGCAAGAGCAAAGAAGAGAAAGCTGCAGAAGAAGCCGCCAAGCAGATGGAGGTAGCAGCCAAGCAGATGCAGGAAGCGGCCAAGACGGGCACCGCAAACATGGGCGATGCGATGGCAGCGATGGGTGCCGCAATGAGCGGTGCCGCGAACGCCGGGAAAAAGGTGGAGACCGTCAACTACCAGGAGCTGAAGGCGCTACTCCCCGAATCGCTGCCCGGTATGAAGCGGACCAACGCGACCGGTGAAAAGTCCTCGGCGATGGGCATGCAGATATCGAACGCCGAAGGACGTTATAGCTCCGATGACGGCAGCTCGACGACGATAAAAATCACGGACATCGGCAGCATGACCGGACTTGCCGGAATGACCGCTTATGCGTGGGCGAACGTCGATGTCAATCGCGAGAGTGACACCGGCTACGAGAAGACGACGACCTATGGCGGGTACAAGGCTCACGAGAAGTACGACACGCAGAACAAGTCCGGAGAAATAAGTGTTCTGGTCGGCGACCGCTTCGTCGTCGAAGTCGACGGTCGTAACGTCGACATGGACGCCATCAAGTCCACCCTTGGAAAGGTCGACCTCGGGAAGCTCAACTCGATGAAAGGGCAGGGCGTCCAATAAATTCAACTGCGGACTGCGGATTAACTCCACTACGGACTGCGGTACTACACTGCGGACCACGGACTAACCACGTTCGCGCGAAGGCGACGTCGAGTGCTGAAAATCATCGGAAGAGCCTCCGCTTTCGCTTTCGTCTTCATGAGCTGCGCGCCATCGACGCCCGCGCAGGCGATTCGAAAGAGTCAGCTCGCAACAGTGGTCCAGATGGTCGGCACCACTCGGATCGAGATCGTCTACTACCGGCCTGTTGCACGCGGACGCGAGATCTACGGAAGGCTCGTGCCATGGGGCAGACTATGGTCACCGAGTTCCGATACGACTGCGATCTTCAGGACGACAACAGATCTGAACGTCGGCGGCGCGCGATTACCCGCGGGCCGCTACAGCGTCTGGGCAATTCCCGACCGCGATTCGTGGACGATGATCTTCAGCTCGGTCGTCCCCGTCTTTCACGTTCGATATCCGGAAGGACGCGACGTGCTTCGTGTGAAAGCGACTCCCGTTTCCGGCGATCACATGGAGACACTCGCGTTTTATTTTCCGATGGTCGACTCGGACTCTGCGGTGCTCAACCTGCACTGGGCCAGGACGATCGTCCCGCTTGCGATTCGAGCTCGGCCGGCCACAGCGCGCTAGCTCCCTCACGGCGCATCCGCTTGACCGGACTCGGATGCATCCGTCGTCATTCCTTCGCGGCGGAATTTCGCCGGGTTATTGTCGAACTCGACTTTGCACGCCGTAGAGCAGAAATAGTAGTTCTGCCCTTCGAAAGTGCTCGTGCCGGCTGCTGTCTGCGTAGCAACCGTCATCCGACAGACGGGATCGATCGCTGTTGCCATAGAACCTCCTGTTGAGAGGGAAACCCCGCAAGCGACGCGCCAGAATCCTGCCGATTGCGGTGAAGAATCTGTCTTTGTCAGCTCGGCCGAAGCATGTTTGCTCCCGTGTCCGTGAAATACTACTGCCGCGTGCTCTGTATCTCTGCATTCGTTGCCGGCTGTGACCGTTCGGCTGATTCGTCGCCAGCTCCGGCCGCTGCACCGGCACCAGTGGCGAGTGCTTTACCGCCCGGCGCGCCAATCTCACGCGACTCTTCAAGGCCGGGCTGCGTGCACACAGGGCTTTGGGCAGTTTGCAGCCTGGAGAATCGACTTCGGCAATCGGGCTTTGTCGCAAAGCGTGTGGAAGAGGATCCGCCAAGCCGAGCTGGGTTCAATGTGAAACCGCTCGTCTACAAAGTTGGCAGCTCGCGTCTCGAGGTTTTTCTCTATCCGGATGAAGCTTCACTCGCGCGCGATCTCGCGGGAATCGACAGCGCGTCTGCTGCGCCCGCTCGCACTGTGGGATCGTGGGAAACACCACCGCTTCTGATTCACTCGGGCAATCTTGCCGCGGTGCTGCTCAGCCAGAACCCGCGCCAGGCGGAGCGATTGTCGCTCGCGCTCACAGCGGGAGCACCGCAACCAGGGTCCCCTCGATGATACTTGCACACGGTTACAGGCAGACGGCTTATGTGACGCACATGCGGTCGCTCTCCGCCGCGGCCGCCGCCGCCGTAATTCTTGCCGGCTGCGGAACTGCTCCGTCATCTGCTTCCTCAGGGGGACAATCACCGGCTCCTGCAGTCGCGGTCGGATCCGGTGGAATCAATCGACCAGATCAGCTGAGCAAGCCGTACGTCGTCATGGTTTCCTTCGACGGATTTCGCGCCGATTACCTCGATAAGTATCCGGCGCCCAACTTCCAGCGCGTCGTGCGGAACGGAGTGCGTTCAAAAGGCCTCATCCCCGTATTTCCGTCGAAGACCTTCCCTAATCACTACTCCATCGTCACAGGACAGTATCCGGAATCCCACGGAATCGTCTCCAACAGGTTCTTCGATCCGGCCCGGCGGCAAACGTACGCGCTCGGAGATCGCAAAAGCGTTCTCGACGGGTCGTGGTACAGAGGCGAGCCGATCTGGATCACGGCGGAGAAGCAGGGAATGGTTGCGGCCTCGTATTTCTGGGTTGGCTCGGAAGCGACCATCAAGGGAATACGACAGACGCACGTGAAGGAATACGCAGCGGGCGCGCCGAACTTCATGCGAGTCGATACCGTGATCGCCTGGCTTCAGAAACCAGCCCTCCAGCGGCCTCATGTGATCACGCTCTATATGAGTGACGTCGATGGCGCGGGCCACATGCACGGGCCGGAGAGCCCGCAGGTCGCGAGCGCGATCCTCGCCGTTGACTCAGCCCTGGGCCGCCTGCTCGACGGAATCCAGGCGCTTCCGATTCGCGACAGCGCTTACGTAATTCTTGTTTCCGATCATGGGATGACGCCGTACACGCCGGAGACTTATGTCGCCGTCGAGTCGCTGATCGATACCGTCGGGGTTTTCCTCGCCGACGGCGGTCCAAACGCAAACATCCACGTAACCGGGGGTGCAGCGCGTGCCGTGATCCTGCGCGATTCGATCAACGCGAGGCTCACACACGGGCGTGCGTACCTACGTCAGGAGATTCCCGCCCGGCTGCATTATCGCGCCGATCCGAGAATCGGCGACATAGTCGTAATCATGGAGGAGCACTACCAGTTCGGCGGGCGTGCCTACTTGCCGAGACGCCCGGGAGGCAACCATGGGTGGGACCCGGCGTATCCCTCGATGCACGGACTTTTTCTGGTTGCCGGTCCGCGGCTACGACGCGGGGCGATGATTCCGCCGTTCGAGAACGTCAACATCTATCCGTTTCTGACCGAGATACTCGGCCTGACGCCGGGCCCCGGCATCGAGGGAAAGCCGGACTGGCTCAGGAGTCAGCTTATTCGATGACCTTCGGCGCTTCTCCTGAGCTCGGCTCTCCTCCGCCGGGCGCGGGCGCCTTGGTATCGTCCTTTCCCTCGTCAGCCCGCTTCTCCTCCTTCACATCCGGCAGCGCCTCGCTCGAGATCCAGCCCTGCTCGGCTGCATGCTTCGCCGCGCCCAGCGTGTCCTCGGCGAGAACGAGCGTC
This sequence is a window from Gemmatimonadaceae bacterium. Protein-coding genes within it:
- a CDS encoding DUF2911 domain-containing protein, which encodes MLKIIGRASAFAFVFMSCAPSTPAQAIRKSQLATVVQMVGTTRIEIVYYRPVARGREIYGRLVPWGRLWSPSSDTTAIFRTTTDLNVGGARLPAGRYSVWAIPDRDSWTMIFSSVVPVFHVRYPEGRDVLRVKATPVSGDHMETLAFYFPMVDSDSAVLNLHWARTIVPLAIRARPATAR
- a CDS encoding YHS domain-containing protein → MATAIDPVCRMTVATQTAAGTSTFEGQNYYFCSTACKVEFDNNPAKFRREGMTTDASESGQADAP
- a CDS encoding ectonucleotide pyrophosphatase/phosphodiesterase gives rise to the protein MILAHGYRQTAYVTHMRSLSAAAAAAVILAGCGTAPSSASSGGQSPAPAVAVGSGGINRPDQLSKPYVVMVSFDGFRADYLDKYPAPNFQRVVRNGVRSKGLIPVFPSKTFPNHYSIVTGQYPESHGIVSNRFFDPARRQTYALGDRKSVLDGSWYRGEPIWITAEKQGMVAASYFWVGSEATIKGIRQTHVKEYAAGAPNFMRVDTVIAWLQKPALQRPHVITLYMSDVDGAGHMHGPESPQVASAILAVDSALGRLLDGIQALPIRDSAYVILVSDHGMTPYTPETYVAVESLIDTVGVFLADGGPNANIHVTGGAARAVILRDSINARLTHGRAYLRQEIPARLHYRADPRIGDIVVIMEEHYQFGGRAYLPRRPGGNHGWDPAYPSMHGLFLVAGPRLRRGAMIPPFENVNIYPFLTEILGLTPGPGIEGKPDWLRSQLIR